One genomic region from Capra hircus breed San Clemente chromosome 18, ASM170441v1, whole genome shotgun sequence encodes:
- the LOC102191730 gene encoding androgen-binding protein homolog, with amino-acid sequence MKGALLVLALLVTRELTFETHVACPMFSAAFSSMALGSKTLLNSTLSLVDATDAENEAIGRIQGCFNEAGFDDKLLNIKSMISIILSEDCNNYVLSSVVDTVLGLILSVTSLAR; translated from the exons ATGAAGGGAGCACTGCTTGTGCTGGCCTTGCTGGTGACCAGAGAGCTGACCTTTGAGACACATGTGG CCTGCCCTATGTTTAGTGCAGCATTTAGCTCAATGGCCCTTGGAAGCAAAACATTGTTGAACTCAACGCTCAGTTTGGTCGATGCTACTGATGCAGAAAATGAAGCTATAGGAAGAATCCAGGGTTGCTTCAATGAGGCGGGATTTGATGACAAACTGTTGAATATAAAAAGCATG ATTTCCATCATCTTGAGTGAGGATTGCAACAACTATGTATTGTCCTCGGTGGTGGATACTGTTTTAGGATTAATTCTCAGTGTGACATCTTTGGCGAGATAA
- the LOC108638061 gene encoding major allergen I polypeptide chain 1-like — MTRAGALLLLCAALLLIAGGKCDDICPPLRDTVDLFISGRHGAYIEQVEKYNKTSDVPETADTLKSYADKSLTAEDKQDALSTLVGQAVYKCACGDCVGTKGLKRTLHYEDNSSHIPLGGPSTIPGQCSSGLPRP; from the exons ATGACGCGGGCTGGAGCTCTCCTGCTGCTCTGCGCTGCCTTGCTCCTCATCGCGGGTGGAA AGTGTGATGACATCTGCCCACCCTTGAGGGACACGGTTGACCTGTTCATATCGGGAAGACATGGGGCCTATATTGAACAAGTTGAAAAGTATAACAAAACCTCTGATGTACCGGAAACTGCCGATACCCTAAAGAGCTATGCTGATAAGAGTTTGACAGCCGAGGATAAGCAGGATGCTCTCAGTACTCTGGTGGGTCAGGCTGTGTATAAATGTGCCTGTGGGGactgtgtgggg ACCAAAGGTCTGAAGCGCACTCTACATTATGAGGACAACAGCAGCCATATTCCACTTGGAGGGCCTTCTACCATCCCTGGCCAGTGCTCCTCAGGACTGCCAAGGCCATAA